From the genome of Amycolatopsis sp. NBC_01488, one region includes:
- a CDS encoding AMP-dependent synthetase/ligase: MTTPSVAEQTEGLTIPRLLQRNAAEYPDLPAITSLDLEGKPTLSWLEFRTAIAEVSRGLAGLGLAKGDRMLIMAPGCPDHMVADLAATHLSAIPCTAYATLSPDQIRFVARHSAAPVVVLGGENELTRWLPVLAELPALRHIVVMDETAIPAGDDRFRSFATLREQGREALAADPGSFEASWQEIKPDDPLSMIYTSGTTGDPKGVVLSHRNAIHQAYAVTELHHPPMHATNIAYLPLAHIAERELSIYLPIVWAGHVHTLADPSGVVGALGQVHPESFFGVPRVWEKMVAGLKNMLGGVPEDRRTALLQANELLQQGYKLRSAGQPVPEELAEKIKQTDEAALAPIRALLGLDKVLVASSGAAALPVEIIYFLAGLGIEICEVWGLSETTGAATSNSGEAFRAGTVGKPLADIEVKVAEDGELLVRGPIVFLGYLQEDGTIQDATDADGWYATGDIGTIDEDGFVTITDRKKELIITSSGKNIAPTRIEGLLKEHPLIGQAVAIGDDRPYVTALIVLDDEIAPGWAAANGVEASPDELADHPAVRAELERAVESANSRLARIEQIKRYHVLPKTWTPESGELTPTLKLKRRVINDRYSTDIEALYAAARDPEPAAGS, translated from the coding sequence TTGACCACCCCGTCCGTCGCCGAGCAGACCGAAGGCCTGACGATCCCGCGGCTGCTGCAGCGCAACGCGGCCGAGTACCCGGACCTGCCGGCGATCACCTCGCTCGACCTCGAAGGCAAGCCGACGCTCAGCTGGCTGGAGTTCCGCACCGCGATCGCGGAGGTGTCCCGCGGCCTCGCCGGGCTGGGGCTCGCCAAGGGCGACCGCATGCTGATCATGGCGCCCGGCTGCCCGGACCACATGGTCGCCGACCTCGCCGCGACGCACCTGTCCGCGATCCCGTGCACCGCCTACGCCACGCTCAGCCCGGACCAGATCCGGTTCGTCGCGCGGCACAGCGCGGCGCCGGTCGTGGTGCTCGGCGGGGAGAACGAGCTGACGCGTTGGCTGCCAGTGCTCGCCGAGCTCCCGGCGCTGCGCCACATCGTCGTCATGGACGAGACCGCGATCCCGGCGGGCGACGACCGCTTCCGCTCCTTCGCCACGTTGCGGGAGCAGGGCCGGGAAGCGCTTGCCGCCGACCCGGGCTCGTTCGAAGCTTCCTGGCAGGAGATCAAGCCGGACGACCCGCTGTCGATGATCTACACCTCCGGCACCACCGGCGACCCCAAGGGCGTCGTGCTTTCGCACCGCAACGCGATCCACCAGGCGTACGCGGTGACGGAACTGCACCACCCGCCGATGCACGCGACGAACATCGCGTACCTGCCGCTCGCGCACATCGCCGAGCGCGAGCTGTCGATCTACCTGCCCATCGTGTGGGCGGGCCACGTGCACACGCTCGCCGACCCGTCCGGCGTCGTCGGCGCGCTCGGCCAGGTGCACCCGGAGAGCTTCTTCGGCGTCCCGCGCGTCTGGGAGAAGATGGTCGCCGGGCTGAAGAACATGCTCGGCGGCGTGCCCGAGGACCGGCGCACGGCGTTGCTGCAGGCGAACGAACTGCTGCAGCAGGGCTACAAGCTGCGCAGCGCCGGGCAGCCCGTGCCCGAAGAACTGGCCGAGAAGATCAAGCAGACCGACGAGGCCGCGCTCGCCCCGATCCGCGCACTGCTCGGGCTCGACAAGGTGCTGGTCGCCTCCAGCGGCGCGGCCGCCCTGCCGGTGGAGATCATCTACTTCCTGGCCGGCCTCGGCATCGAGATCTGCGAGGTCTGGGGCCTGTCGGAGACGACCGGCGCGGCGACGTCGAACTCCGGCGAGGCGTTCCGCGCGGGCACCGTCGGCAAGCCGCTCGCCGACATCGAGGTGAAGGTCGCCGAAGACGGCGAGCTGCTGGTGCGCGGCCCGATCGTCTTCCTCGGCTACCTGCAGGAGGACGGGACGATCCAGGACGCCACCGACGCCGACGGCTGGTACGCGACCGGCGACATCGGCACGATCGACGAAGACGGCTTCGTGACGATCACCGACCGCAAGAAGGAACTGATCATCACCTCGAGCGGCAAGAACATCGCGCCGACGCGGATCGAGGGCCTGCTCAAGGAGCACCCGCTGATCGGCCAGGCGGTCGCGATCGGCGACGACCGGCCGTACGTGACCGCGCTGATCGTGCTCGACGACGAGATCGCGCCCGGCTGGGCCGCGGCGAACGGCGTCGAGGCGTCGCCGGACGAGCTCGCCGACCACCCGGCCGTGCGGGCCGAGCTGGAGCGCGCGGTCGAGTCGGCCAACAGCAGGCTGGCCCGGATCGAGCAGATCAAGCGCTACCACGTGCTGCCGAAGACGTGGACGCCCGAATCCGGCGAGCTGACCCCGACGCTCAAGCTCAAGCGCCGGGTCATCAACGACCGCTACTCGACCGACATCGAAGCGCTGTACGCGGCGGCCCGGGACCCGGAGCCCGCGGCAGGTTCCTAG
- a CDS encoding transcriptional regulator — MTRSARELLDEIQKELAPRDDDNRLVPLITAGRAPRAVFAALAAEEKRITLSDWRSFHALAARADEPNARTFFGGLAPGEQQANGMLDALIEAAGPDHGKERPRAGCQAYPAYVAWLALNGESSATAAGIFANFAAFGRYCKDVAAGMRAHYGFGDDACAFFDFFAANVPEIEEQALAAIQAGIDAHRLDAREAHLYARLFQSYELQFWNTLADEFPG; from the coding sequence ATGACCCGATCGGCACGGGAACTGCTCGACGAGATCCAGAAGGAGCTCGCGCCGCGCGACGACGACAACCGGCTCGTCCCGCTGATCACCGCCGGCCGCGCGCCGCGCGCGGTGTTCGCCGCGCTCGCCGCGGAGGAGAAGCGGATCACGCTCAGCGACTGGCGCAGCTTCCACGCGCTCGCCGCCCGCGCCGACGAACCGAACGCGCGCACCTTCTTCGGCGGCCTCGCACCCGGCGAGCAGCAGGCGAACGGGATGCTCGACGCGTTGATCGAGGCCGCTGGTCCGGACCACGGCAAGGAACGGCCGCGCGCGGGCTGCCAGGCCTACCCGGCGTACGTCGCGTGGCTCGCGCTGAACGGCGAATCGTCGGCGACCGCGGCCGGGATCTTCGCGAACTTCGCCGCCTTCGGCCGGTACTGCAAGGACGTCGCCGCCGGCATGCGCGCGCACTACGGCTTCGGCGACGACGCGTGCGCGTTCTTCGACTTCTTCGCTGCGAATGTCCCGGAAATTGAAGAACAAGCGCTCGCCGCGATCCAGGCCGGCATCGACGCGCACCGGCTCGACGCCCGCGAAGCCCACCTCTACGCCCGGCTCTTCCAGAGCTACGAGCTGCAGTTCTGGAACACCCTCGCCGATGAGTTCCCGGGCTGA
- a CDS encoding sensor histidine kinase — protein MLTIALIPSVALLLVGVALAGYLIYDAVTARDYTTKIRNSEAPAIPFFAALQQERQATLSLLAGQGNQRAVLAAVRPKVDATAAKEIENLKDNFADYDGTPPSVQKNIATFFGLFQQLPQTRQAVDGGQMQMLQAFGYYNKIIDQFTDGVAGLAQNARGAQNAFDRLTAIPLFTAADEMQRSDALAAAGLAAGGLGNDEFRAYVGQVGAYHAQLDASAPKMIPEVKAKYDQLLASQPWQVVTQVETAFLRGDLSKLPVAQDQWRTAARQVGDALMGIFVAQSSNASQAAIDDADSTFTESLIAGVIAVLFAVFVVFVAVRLSNRLIGRLHRLREDTLDAAEVRLPELVARVQAGEPVDLEEGGHFLDHGTDEIGQVADAFNKAQQTAIAAAIDEAKTKEGTKAVFLNIAHRSQVIVHRQLKVLDQAERKQEDPEQLDTLFQLDHLSTRARRNAENLIILGGGQPGRQWRNPVGLAELVRGASAETEDFARVKTAALPQIAIRGPVVGDLVHLLAELIDNATSFSPPQSRVEVRGNVVGKGVVIEVEDQGLGLEPDQTEEINAMLAAPPDFGIMALSDEPRLGLFVVARLAARHGIQVHLRESAYGGTRAIVLVRTDLLAPLAESEPEQPITPPKPELVPNPVDPEPVDDEVAPLRRPVRRPARHRTEPPLPVAQPDLDPPAPPPMPMPVPPQPPSAPTPVPVGAVSEPVSQPTQAQPIAPVRPPAPPARTSRPARPAAQQPVWPPSEPRSSVPDGRPQQPRRPEAPGRPPLPQRRRQQSLVPQLREDRPAQEREEVRLDSPEAARSRLSAFQQGTRRARDEEPAENDDRYGERE, from the coding sequence GTGCTCACGATCGCGCTCATCCCCAGTGTGGCCTTGCTCCTGGTCGGCGTGGCGCTCGCCGGCTACCTCATCTACGACGCGGTCACGGCCCGCGACTACACGACCAAGATCCGGAACTCGGAAGCCCCGGCGATCCCGTTCTTCGCCGCGCTGCAGCAGGAGCGCCAGGCGACGCTGAGCCTGCTCGCCGGCCAGGGCAACCAGCGTGCCGTGCTCGCGGCCGTCCGCCCGAAGGTGGACGCGACCGCCGCGAAGGAGATCGAGAACCTCAAGGACAACTTCGCCGACTACGACGGGACGCCGCCCAGCGTCCAGAAGAACATCGCCACGTTCTTCGGGCTGTTCCAGCAGCTGCCGCAGACCCGCCAGGCGGTCGACGGCGGCCAGATGCAGATGCTCCAGGCCTTCGGCTACTACAACAAGATCATCGACCAGTTCACCGACGGTGTCGCGGGGCTGGCGCAGAACGCGCGCGGCGCGCAGAACGCGTTCGACCGGCTGACCGCCATCCCGCTGTTCACCGCGGCCGACGAGATGCAGCGTAGTGACGCGCTCGCCGCGGCCGGGCTGGCCGCGGGCGGCCTCGGCAACGACGAGTTCCGCGCGTACGTCGGCCAGGTCGGTGCCTACCACGCCCAGCTCGACGCGTCGGCGCCGAAGATGATCCCCGAGGTCAAGGCGAAGTACGACCAGCTGCTGGCCAGCCAGCCGTGGCAGGTCGTGACCCAGGTCGAAACCGCTTTCCTGCGCGGTGACCTGTCGAAGCTGCCGGTGGCGCAGGACCAGTGGCGCACCGCCGCCCGCCAGGTCGGCGACGCCCTGATGGGCATCTTCGTCGCGCAGAGCTCGAACGCCAGCCAGGCCGCGATCGACGACGCCGACTCGACGTTCACCGAGTCGCTGATCGCCGGCGTGATCGCGGTCCTGTTCGCGGTCTTCGTGGTGTTCGTCGCCGTCCGGCTGTCGAACCGGCTCATCGGCCGGCTGCACCGGCTGCGCGAGGACACCCTCGACGCGGCCGAGGTCCGGCTGCCCGAGCTGGTCGCCCGGGTCCAGGCGGGCGAGCCCGTCGACCTCGAAGAAGGCGGGCACTTCCTCGACCACGGCACCGACGAGATCGGCCAGGTCGCCGACGCGTTCAACAAGGCGCAGCAGACCGCCATCGCGGCCGCCATCGACGAGGCGAAGACCAAGGAGGGCACCAAGGCGGTGTTCCTCAACATCGCCCACCGCAGCCAGGTCATCGTGCACCGGCAGCTCAAGGTGCTCGACCAGGCCGAGCGCAAGCAGGAGGACCCGGAGCAGCTGGACACGCTGTTCCAGCTCGACCACCTCTCCACCCGCGCCCGCCGCAACGCCGAGAACCTGATCATCCTCGGCGGCGGGCAGCCGGGCCGGCAGTGGCGCAACCCGGTCGGGCTGGCCGAGCTGGTCCGCGGCGCGTCCGCCGAGACCGAGGACTTCGCCCGGGTCAAGACGGCCGCGCTGCCGCAGATCGCGATCCGCGGCCCGGTCGTCGGCGACCTCGTGCACCTGCTCGCCGAGCTGATCGACAACGCGACGTCGTTCTCGCCGCCGCAGTCGCGGGTCGAGGTGCGCGGCAACGTGGTCGGCAAGGGCGTCGTGATCGAGGTCGAGGACCAGGGCCTCGGGCTCGAGCCGGACCAGACCGAAGAGATCAACGCGATGCTGGCCGCCCCGCCGGACTTCGGGATCATGGCGCTGTCCGACGAACCGCGCCTCGGCCTGTTCGTGGTCGCGCGGCTGGCCGCGCGCCACGGCATCCAGGTGCACCTGCGGGAGTCGGCCTACGGCGGCACCCGGGCCATCGTGCTGGTGCGCACCGACCTGCTCGCCCCGCTCGCCGAGTCCGAGCCGGAGCAGCCGATCACCCCGCCGAAGCCGGAGCTCGTGCCGAACCCGGTCGACCCGGAGCCGGTGGACGACGAGGTCGCGCCGCTGCGGCGGCCGGTCCGCCGCCCGGCCCGCCACCGCACCGAGCCGCCGCTGCCGGTGGCCCAGCCCGACCTGGACCCGCCCGCCCCCCCGCCGATGCCGATGCCGGTCCCGCCGCAGCCGCCGTCCGCGCCGACGCCGGTCCCCGTCGGGGCCGTCTCGGAGCCGGTCAGCCAGCCGACGCAGGCGCAGCCGATCGCCCCGGTGCGCCCGCCGGCGCCGCCCGCGAGGACGTCGCGCCCGGCCCGCCCGGCCGCGCAGCAGCCGGTGTGGCCGCCGTCGGAGCCGCGCTCCTCGGTGCCCGACGGCCGCCCGCAGCAGCCGCGTCGCCCGGAGGCCCCCGGCCGCCCGCCGCTGCCGCAACGGCGACGTCAGCAGAGCCTCGTGCCCCAGTTGCGGGAAGATAGGCCCGCACAGGAACGCGAAGAGGTCAGGCTGGACTCGCCGGAAGCCGCCCGCAGCCGGCTGTCCGCTTTCCAGCAGGGCACCCGCCGGGCCCGTGACGAAGAACCGGCTGAGAACGACGACAGGTACGGAGAGCGCGAGTAA
- a CDS encoding roadblock/LC7 domain-containing protein: MANSGVSELDWLLDDLVKRVAGADRAVVLSSDGLLIGRSGNLSEEDAEHLSAVASAFQSLARGTGRHFGGGNVRQTMVEMDHAFLFVTAAGRGACLALLAREDADMGLVAYEMNLMVKRVGQVLTSAPRTGAGVLPTSP; this comes from the coding sequence ATGGCCAACTCAGGCGTCAGTGAGCTCGACTGGCTGCTGGACGACCTCGTCAAGCGGGTCGCCGGGGCGGACCGCGCGGTGGTCCTGTCCTCGGACGGCCTGCTCATCGGGCGGTCGGGGAACCTTTCGGAGGAGGACGCCGAACACCTGTCGGCGGTCGCCTCGGCGTTCCAGAGCCTGGCGCGCGGCACCGGACGGCACTTCGGCGGCGGCAACGTCCGCCAGACGATGGTCGAGATGGACCACGCCTTCCTGTTCGTGACGGCGGCCGGCCGGGGCGCCTGCCTCGCCCTGCTGGCCCGCGAAGACGCGGACATGGGGCTGGTCGCGTACGAGATGAACCTGATGGTGAAGCGGGTCGGCCAGGTGCTCACCTCGGCCCCGCGGACCGGTGCCGGCGTCCTGCCCACGTCGCCATGA
- a CDS encoding DUF742 domain-containing protein, which yields MSGRHEAWFDDEAGPLVRSYAVTGGRTRSDTLGLDLITLVVALRTAHEAGMLEPEYARIIALCQRPVSVAEVAARVDLPLPVVKVMLSDLIEQNLVLFRTAAPAQESPNRHVLQAVLDGIRKL from the coding sequence ATGAGCGGACGGCACGAAGCGTGGTTCGACGACGAGGCCGGCCCCCTGGTCCGGTCCTACGCGGTCACGGGCGGCCGCACCCGGTCGGACACGCTCGGGCTCGACCTCATCACGCTCGTGGTCGCGCTGCGCACCGCGCACGAAGCGGGCATGCTCGAACCGGAGTACGCGCGCATCATCGCCTTGTGCCAGCGGCCGGTCTCGGTGGCCGAGGTGGCCGCGCGGGTCGACCTGCCGCTGCCCGTGGTCAAGGTGATGCTCAGCGACCTCATCGAGCAGAACCTGGTGCTGTTCCGTACCGCGGCACCGGCTCAGGAATCCCCCAACCGACACGTATTGCAGGCGGTCCTTGATGGCATCCGGAAACTCTGA
- a CDS encoding GTP-binding protein has product MASGNSDPRRNLTATAVKVLIAGGFGVGKTTMVGSVSEVPPLRTEEVITTASEGVDDLSGVEQKTTTTVALDFGRITINPDLILYLFGTPGQDRFWFMWDELAEGALGAVVLADTRRLDSCFAAVDFFERRNLPFVVGVNCFDGAYRYGTEEVRQALDVGMDVPLLLCDARERESTKQVLTSLMEHVMARSDLAAAQGGY; this is encoded by the coding sequence ATGGCATCCGGAAACTCTGACCCCCGGCGGAACCTGACCGCGACCGCGGTCAAGGTACTCATCGCCGGCGGGTTCGGGGTCGGCAAGACCACGATGGTCGGCTCGGTGAGCGAAGTGCCGCCGCTGCGGACCGAAGAGGTCATCACGACCGCGTCCGAGGGCGTCGACGACCTCTCGGGAGTCGAGCAGAAGACCACCACGACGGTCGCGCTCGACTTCGGCCGCATCACGATCAACCCGGACCTGATCCTGTACCTGTTCGGCACCCCCGGGCAGGACCGGTTCTGGTTCATGTGGGACGAGCTGGCCGAGGGCGCGCTCGGCGCCGTCGTGCTGGCCGACACCCGCCGGCTGGACAGCTGCTTCGCGGCGGTGGACTTCTTCGAGCGGCGGAACCTGCCGTTCGTCGTCGGCGTGAACTGCTTCGACGGCGCGTACCGCTACGGCACCGAGGAGGTCCGGCAGGCGCTCGACGTCGGCATGGACGTCCCGCTGCTGCTGTGCGACGCCCGCGAGCGGGAGTCGACGAAGCAGGTGCTGACCAGCCTGATGGAACACGTGATGGCGCGGTCCGACCTGGCAGCCGCCCAGGGCGGCTACTGA
- a CDS encoding DoxX family protein yields the protein MTTTIAPRTQTAATRTETKSPVTGLVVSASRIVISFLFSFHGLQGFGFFGGIDGQGGGVPFGSFPGWWASVIELVGALLLLVGLASRPVAILLSGVMAYAYFTVHAPVGLLPLQNMGEPAAVYSWIFLLFAAIGPGRFAVDTLIKRHRR from the coding sequence ATGACCACCACGATCGCCCCCCGGACCCAGACCGCCGCCACCCGCACCGAGACCAAGAGCCCGGTCACCGGCCTGGTCGTCTCCGCGAGCAGGATCGTGATCTCGTTCCTGTTCAGCTTCCACGGCCTGCAGGGATTCGGCTTCTTCGGTGGCATCGACGGTCAAGGCGGCGGCGTCCCGTTCGGCTCGTTCCCCGGCTGGTGGGCCAGCGTGATCGAGCTGGTGGGCGCCCTGCTGCTGCTCGTCGGGCTCGCCAGCAGGCCCGTCGCGATCCTGCTGTCGGGCGTGATGGCCTACGCCTACTTCACCGTGCACGCCCCGGTGGGCCTGCTGCCGCTGCAGAACATGGGCGAGCCCGCCGCGGTCTACTCGTGGATCTTCCTGCTGTTCGCCGCGATCGGCCCCGGCCGCTTCGCCGTCGACACGCTGATCAAGCGCCACCGCCGCTGA
- a CDS encoding NUDIX domain-containing protein: protein MAGKRSAGLLLHRGRGDDVEVLLGHMGGPFWAKKDAAAWSLPKGELDPDEPPEQAARREFEEELGLPAPDGEYVPLGEVKQSGGKVVTAWVVEADLDPAAVVPGTFSLEWPPRSGKQQEFPEVDRVEWFSLDVAREKLVKGQLPFLDRLLALVSG, encoded by the coding sequence ATGGCGGGCAAACGCAGTGCCGGGCTCCTGCTCCACCGCGGGCGGGGCGACGACGTCGAAGTGCTGCTCGGGCACATGGGCGGCCCGTTCTGGGCGAAGAAGGACGCGGCGGCGTGGTCGCTGCCGAAGGGCGAGCTGGACCCGGACGAGCCGCCGGAGCAGGCGGCGCGGCGCGAGTTCGAGGAGGAGCTGGGCCTGCCCGCGCCGGACGGTGAGTACGTCCCGCTCGGCGAAGTGAAGCAGTCGGGCGGCAAGGTCGTCACGGCGTGGGTGGTCGAAGCCGACCTCGACCCGGCGGCGGTGGTTCCCGGGACGTTCTCCCTGGAGTGGCCGCCGCGCTCGGGCAAGCAGCAGGAGTTCCCCGAGGTGGACCGGGTCGAGTGGTTCTCGCTCGACGTCGCGCGCGAGAAGCTGGTGAAGGGCCAGCTGCCGTTCCTGGACCGGCTGCTGGCGCTGGTCAGCGGCTGA
- a CDS encoding HAD family hydrolase: MPTRALVFDFDGTLADTESAVLRSWREVFREHGVELPMTAWYAVIGTQHTTAAMFALLAEHVPGIDTEALRPKTKARVFELLEKLGPREGVEAYLETAKEHGLKLAVASSSGGAWVNPHLERLGIARYFDAVLTGDRHQAKPDPDLYLAALDALRTRASETIAFEDTPHGVTSAKAAGLTCVAVPNAITETLDFGQADVVLPSFTAKPLEALLSR, encoded by the coding sequence GTGCCCACCCGCGCCCTGGTCTTCGACTTCGACGGCACGCTCGCCGACACCGAGTCCGCCGTCCTGCGGTCGTGGCGGGAGGTCTTCCGCGAGCACGGGGTCGAACTGCCGATGACGGCCTGGTACGCCGTCATCGGCACGCAGCACACCACCGCCGCGATGTTCGCTCTGCTCGCCGAGCACGTCCCCGGGATCGACACCGAAGCGCTGCGCCCCAAGACCAAGGCCCGGGTCTTCGAACTCCTCGAAAAGCTCGGCCCGCGCGAAGGCGTCGAAGCCTACCTCGAGACCGCCAAGGAGCACGGCCTCAAGCTGGCGGTCGCCTCCAGCTCCGGCGGAGCCTGGGTGAACCCGCACCTCGAACGGCTGGGCATCGCGCGCTACTTCGACGCCGTCCTCACCGGGGACCGGCACCAGGCCAAGCCCGATCCGGACCTCTACCTCGCGGCCCTCGATGCCCTTCGGACACGGGCGAGCGAGACCATCGCCTTCGAGGACACGCCCCACGGCGTCACCTCCGCCAAGGCCGCCGGGCTGACCTGCGTCGCCGTGCCGAACGCCATCACCGAGACCCTCGACTTCGGGCAGGCGGACGTCGTGCTGCCGTCGTTCACCGCCAAGCCCCTCGAAGCCCTGCTCAGCCGCTGA
- a CDS encoding alpha/beta fold hydrolase, giving the protein MSTTVSADGTKIAYTRTGSGPALVLVDGAMCYRGSSPNDALAKELAARFTVYTYDRRGRGESADTGPYAVEREVEDIAALVKEAGGEAFLFGISSGAALALEAARSLPVPKLALYEPPFVVDDTRARVPADYPARLDAEVGRGEARHRGEDVHDRGRRPERGDGGADADHAVLGEAQARGPHDPVRHFFRRRAPGRNPAAGRRLAGGEGPDAGRGRRPQPGLDAQRRVVAGEGPAVGGVPDAAGADAHREGRGAGAGPGGVLPELASRPPSSQLPCRNDHRPGRVQACPPAPWSSTSTARSPTPSPPSCGRGGRSSASTGSNCR; this is encoded by the coding sequence ATGAGCACGACGGTTTCCGCCGACGGCACGAAGATCGCCTACACCCGCACCGGGTCCGGCCCCGCGCTCGTCCTCGTCGACGGCGCGATGTGCTACCGCGGCTCGTCCCCCAACGACGCGCTCGCGAAGGAACTGGCCGCGCGCTTCACCGTGTACACGTACGACCGCCGCGGCCGGGGCGAGAGCGCCGACACCGGTCCGTACGCGGTAGAGCGCGAGGTCGAGGACATCGCCGCGCTGGTCAAGGAGGCGGGCGGGGAAGCGTTCCTGTTCGGCATCTCGTCGGGCGCCGCGCTGGCGCTCGAAGCAGCGCGCAGTCTCCCCGTGCCGAAGCTGGCGCTGTACGAGCCCCCGTTCGTCGTCGACGACACCCGCGCCCGCGTCCCGGCCGACTACCCGGCGCGCCTCGACGCGGAAGTTGGCCGCGGGGAAGCGCGGCACCGCGGTGAAGATGTTCATGACCGAGGGCGTCGGCCTGAGCGCGGTGACGGTGGGGCTGATGCGGATCATGCCGTTCTGGGCGAAGCTCAAGCGCGTGGCCCACACGATCCCGTACGACACTTCTTTCGTCGTCGAGCACCAGGCCGGAACCCCGCTGCCGGCCGGCGCTTGGCCGGAGGTGAAGGTCCCGACGCTGGCCGTGGACGGCGGCCGCAGCCCGGCCTGGATGCGCAACGGCGTGTCGTCGCTGGCGAAGGTCCTGCCGTCGGCGGAGTACCGGACGCTGCCGGGGCAGACGCACATCGTGAAGGCCGCGGCGCTGGCGCCGGTCCTGGCGGAGTTCTACCTGAGCTAGCCAGTCGGCCGCCCTCGTCACAACTCCCTTGCCGGAACGATCACCGGCCGGGCAGGGTGCAGGCGTGCCCACCCGCGCCCTGGTCTTCGACTTCGACGGCACGCTCGCCGACACCGAGTCCGCCGTCCTGCGGTCGTGGCGGGAGGTCTTCCGCGAGCACGGGGTCGAACTGCCGATGA
- a CDS encoding DUF998 domain-containing protein yields MTTTAIRPQALVPSTTRWLLTCGILAGPVFVVTGVVQGLTRAGFDFTRHPASILSNGSLGFVQITNFLVTGLLTIAAAAGIRRVLPGRWGPRLLTGYGIGLLCAGVFRADPQDGFPVGTPAGPPSSVSWHGMLHFVCGSLGFAALVAACFAIGAHLTPARAWYSRISGLLFLAGFAGVASGSTSPVVTLGFWAAVVIAFAWLATTSTYLLSRGESR; encoded by the coding sequence ATGACCACCACCGCGATCCGCCCCCAAGCCCTCGTCCCCTCGACCACCCGCTGGCTGCTGACCTGCGGGATCCTGGCCGGTCCCGTCTTCGTCGTCACCGGCGTCGTCCAGGGCCTGACCCGCGCCGGGTTCGACTTCACGCGGCACCCCGCGAGCATCCTGTCCAACGGCTCGCTCGGCTTCGTCCAGATCACGAACTTCCTGGTCACCGGCCTGCTGACGATCGCAGCCGCGGCCGGGATCCGGCGGGTGCTGCCCGGCCGGTGGGGGCCGAGACTGTTGACCGGATACGGGATCGGCCTGCTGTGCGCGGGCGTCTTCCGCGCCGACCCGCAGGACGGCTTCCCGGTCGGCACGCCCGCCGGGCCGCCGTCGTCGGTCAGCTGGCACGGGATGCTGCACTTCGTCTGCGGTAGCCTCGGTTTCGCGGCCCTGGTCGCGGCCTGCTTCGCGATCGGTGCGCACCTCACGCCCGCGCGGGCGTGGTATTCGCGGATCAGCGGGTTGCTGTTCCTGGCGGGCTTCGCGGGCGTAGCGTCCGGATCGACGAGCCCGGTCGTCACCCTCGGCTTCTGGGCGGCCGTGGTGATCGCCTTCGCGTGGCTCGCCACCACGTCCACCTACCTGCTGTCGCGAGGAGAGTCCCGATGA